Proteins from one Parasteatoda tepidariorum isolate YZ-2023 chromosome 4, CAS_Ptep_4.0, whole genome shotgun sequence genomic window:
- the LOC107449011 gene encoding AP-2 complex subunit mu has protein sequence MIGGLFIYNHKGEVLVSRVFRDDIGRNAVDAFRVNVIHARQQVRSPVTNIARTSFFHIKRSNIWLAAVTKQNVNAAMVFEFLLKMVEVMQSYFGKISEENVKNNFVLIYELLDEILDFGYPQNTDTGILKTFITQQGVKSQTKEEQTQITTQVTGQIGWRREGIKYRRNELFLDVLEYVNLLMSPQGQVLSAHVAGRVVMKSYLSGMPECKFGINDKITMESKGKSTTLDDPSRSTGKTSIAIDDCQFHQCVKLSKFESEHSISFIPPDGEFELMRYRITKDISFPFRIIPLVREVGRTKMEVKVVLKSNFKSSLIGQKIEVRIPTPLNTSGVQLICMKGKAKYKASENAIVWKIKRMAGMKETQLSAEIELLQTDTKKKWNRPPISMNFEVPFAPSGLKVRYLKVFEPKLNYSDHDVIKWVRYIGRSGLYETRC, from the coding sequence ATGATTGGAGGGTTATTTATTTACAACCATAAAGGAGAGGTGCTAGTATCTAGAGTTTTTAGAGATGACATAGGAAGAAATGCTGTGGATGCATTCCGTGTGAATGTCATTCACGCTAGACAACAAGTACGTAGTCCAGTCACCAACATAGCTCGCACCAGTTTTTTCCACATTAAACGAAGCAACATCTGGTTGGCTGCTGTAACTAAGCAAAATGTCAATGCAGCTATGGTATTTGAATTCCTTCTTAAAATGGTAGAAGTAATGCAGTCTTACTTTGGAAAAATAAGTGAAGAGaatgtaaagaataattttgtcttaatttatGAGCTTCTTgatgaaatattagattttggaTATCCACAGAATACAGATACCGGGATTCTGAAGACCTTTATTACCCAGCAAGGAGTAAAATCTCAAACCAAGGAGGAACAGACCCAGATTACAACTCAAGTCACTGGTCAGATCGGATGGCGTCGCGAGGGAATTAAGTACCGGAGAAACGAGTTGTTCCTGGATGTTTTGGAGTATGTCAACCTGTTAATGTCTCCTCAGGGTCAAGTTTTGAGCGCTCACGTTGCTGGAAGAGTTGTAATGAAGTCTTACCTTTCCGGTATGCCTGAATGTAAATTTGGAATCAATGACAAAATCACCATGGAAAGCAAAGGCAAATCTACCACACTGGATGACCCAAGTCGCAGCACGGGTAAAACATCGATTGCAATTGACGATTGCCAGTTCCACCAATGTGTCAAACTGAGCAAGTTCGAGAGTGAGCATAGCATCAGTTTTATTCCTCCAGATGGAGAATTCGAACTGATGCGTTACAGAATCACAAAGGATATTAGTTTCCCCTTTCGTATTATACCCCTCGTTAGAGAAGTAGGCCGTACCAAGATGGAAGTCAAAGTTgtcttaaaatctaattttaaatcttctctCATTGGACAGAAAATCGAAGTCCGCATTCCTACCCCTTTAAATACTAGTGGTGTTCAACTCATCTGCATGAAGGGCAAAGCTAAGTACAAAGCCAGTGAGAATGCTATTGTATGGAAAATCAAGCGTATGGCAGGTATGAAAGAAACCCAGTTGAGTGCTGAAATTGAGCTTTTGCAAACCGATACTAAAAAGAAGTGGAATCGTCCTCCTATATCAATGAATTTCGAAGTACCTTTTGCTCCATCTGGCTTGAAAGTTCGTTACTTGAAAGTGTTTGAACCAAAACTTAACTATAGTGATCATGACGTTATTAAATGGGTTCGTTACATCGGAAGGAGTGGCCTATATGAAACCCGTtgctaa
- the LOC107449001 gene encoding uncharacterized protein, whose product MLKKVLLLCVSVFCSAQYYGPKYERPKYSSSYAASYEEKPRPYNFGYDVKGDYGSAIHHKEESDSYGYKKGTYGYTDGYGIYRQVDYTADDKGFRAIVKTNEPGTANENPADVRIYSEAKPVKYSNPSTYDKTENINPTYKKTETVGQYYRRDSLSASPYNRAYSGQSNQESRPYSGKTKQDHLSVSDPGKKFYGSALAHPSPKSDSQTAYKSQNYHQAYTPSPIKPTTYSDAYSKAHTYSQPKIPGYGESSVYSAHKRSYSKPSELESSYPKSTVDNSKYHQPSKLDAASKEEQNPYKSYPVYHNRQTYNAPQPKSSDQGGAYPKISAYQIPESHTKNSQYDITYPKAPVYPQNPTYDAPISKVSSKGHTYSETYHSKNSKSPQAQYGFQKPEFGKINENSRHAGVPCPQHSNYDPNAASVQYQTNSYIKQDTRASYRSSEASQSRPTYESKLEYKPMIQVPMYKPEHSSPPRDQNKAIYCQNCAPY is encoded by the exons ATGTTGAAAAAG GTATTACTGCTGTGTGTATCAGTTTTTTGCTCTGCTCAGTATTATGGACCAAAGTATGAAAGGCCGAAATACTCAAGCAGTTATGCTGCATCATAT gAAGAAAAGCCAAGACCTTACAATTTTGGCTATGATGTAAAAGGTGATTATGGATCTGCAATACATCACAAAGAAGAAAGTGACTCTTATGGATACAAAAAAGGAACTTATGGTTACACAGATGGGTACGGAATATATCGCCAAGTTGATTACACAGCTGATGATAAAGGTTTCCGAGCTATTGTTAAGACCAATGAACCTGGTACAGCTAATGAAAATCCTGCAGACGTACGAATTTATTCTGAAGCGAAACCGGTAAAATATTCTAACCCTTCGACTTACgacaaaacagaaaatataaatcctACCTATAAAAAGACAGAAACAGTTGGACAGTATTATAGACGGGATAGTTTATCTGCCAGTCCATATAATAGAGCATATTCTGGTCAATCCAATCAGGAATCTAGACCTTATTCAgggaaaacaaaacaagatcATTTATCAGTATCAGATCCTGGGAAAAAATTCTATGGAAGTGCTTTAGCGCATCCAAGCCCTAAATCTGATTCACAAACAGCATACAAAAGCCAAAATTATCATCAAGCCTACACACCGTCACCTATAAAGCCAACTACTTACAGCGATGCTTATTCAAAAGCACACACATATTCACAGCCTAAAATTCCGGGATATGGGGAGTCCAGCGTATATTCAGCACATAAAAGATCGTACTCTAAACCATCAGAGTTAGAAAGTTCGTATCCAAAATCTACAGTTGACAATTCAAAATACCATCAACCTTCCAAATTAGATGCTGCATCAAAAGAGGAGCAAAATCCATACAAATCATATCCGGTTTATCATAATCGACAAACTTACAATGCACCACAACCGAAATCTTCAGATCAAGGGGGAGCGTATCCTAAAATTTCAGCCTATCAAATCCCCGAATCGCATACGAAAAATTCACAATATGATATCACCTATCCAAAAGCTCCAGTTTATCCTCAAAACCCAACCTATGATGCTCCCATCTCAAAAGTTTCCTCTAAGGGTCATACTTATTCGGAAACATATCATTCGAAGaactcaaaaagtcctcaagcTCAATATGGATTCCAGAAGCCTGAATTCGGTAAAATCAACGAAAATAGTAGACATGCTGGGGTTCCTTGCCCACAACATTCCAATTATGATCCTAATGCAGCATCTGTTCAATATCAAACAAATTCATATATTAAACAAGATACTCGCGCATCTTACAGATCTTCTGAAGCATCACAGTCACGTCCAACTTATGAGTCAAAGTTGGAATACAAACCAATGATCCAAGTCCCGATGTACAAACCAGAACACTCTTCCCCTCCACGCGATCAAAATAAGGCAATTTATTGTCAGAACTGTGCACCGTATTga
- the LOC107449019 gene encoding glutathione S-transferase kappa 1: MAKSPVLIEFFYDIVSPYSFLAFEVLQRYKTLWSIELKLKPMLLAGVMKTSGNKPPAVVPSKGIYMAKDLKRLQKYFQVPLFLPSNLMDIIFKHGTLSVMRFVTAVDCVSPTDLENITRALWLRLYKDHKDIQELQSFREAGISIKMDPAVLEKALNTVNSSLVKDRLKDYTDEALNYGAFGAPMIVAHVNGTPEVFFGSDRFELLASVLGEKWLGPAPASVSSSKL, encoded by the exons ATGGCAAAATCTCCTGTACTTATAGAGTTTTTTTACGATATTGTTTCACCATATTCTTTCCTTGCTTTTGAA GTTCTTCAACGTTACAAAACTTTATGGAGTATAGAGTTGAAATTGAAACCAATGCTTTTGGCTGGTGTTATGAAGACTTCTG GCAATAAACCACCTGCTGTTGTCCCTAGTAAAGGAATTTATATGgctaaagatttaaaaagacttcaaaaatatttccaagtACCTTTGTTCTTGCCAAGT aatttaatggatataattttcaaacatggAACTCTTAGTGTCATGAGGTTTGTGACAGCTGTAGATTGCGTAAGCCCAACAGACCTCGAAAACATAACCCGAGCTTTGTGGCTTCGTTTGTATAAAGAT CATAAAGATATTCAAGAACTACAAAGCTTCAGAGAG gctggaatttcaattaaaatggaTCCTGCAGTTCTTGAAAAAGCTTTGAATACCGTGAATAGTTCTCTAGTAAAAGATAGATTAAAAGACTACACTGATGAAGCCTTAAATTACGGA gcaTTTGGAGCCCCCATGATTGTAGCCCATGTAAATGGTACACCGGAAGTATTTTTTGGAAGTGATAGATTTGAACTTCTTGCTTCTGTATTAG GGGAAAAATGGCTTGGACCTGCTCCAGCTAGTGTATCCTCTTCTAAgctttga